From a region of the Chitinophaga caseinilytica genome:
- a CDS encoding glucose-1-phosphate adenylyltransferase, with product MSNEVISIILGGGAGTRLYPLTRSRSKPAVPVAGKYRLVDIPISNCLNADLHRIFVLTQFNSASLNKHIKNTYHFSSFSKAFVDILAAEQTPDNPTWFQGTADAVRQTIRHLENFDYKYILILSGDQLYQMDFREMIRNHIEKGADISIATIPVHAREATEFGILKTDPENFISSFIEKPKKELLPDWTSDTGPDMEREGRNYLASMGIYIFNKGLLYELLHNQPDATDFGKEIIPNSIGEHKVLSYQYEGYWTDIGNISSFFEANLGLTDDIPQFNLFDDTRTIFSRARMLPPAKISGTTLEKTMIADGCIINASRLERCVVGIRTRIGKGTTISNAYLMGNDSYQTLDEINKAKQEGRPPMGIGDRCYINNAIIDKNACIGNDVRINGGKHLEDGDFEKYTVKDGIVVVKKGAVLPDGFQC from the coding sequence ATGTCTAACGAAGTGATCTCGATCATCCTTGGCGGAGGCGCCGGAACGCGTCTCTATCCCCTGACCCGCAGCCGCTCCAAACCCGCTGTGCCCGTAGCCGGAAAGTACCGGCTCGTGGATATTCCCATTTCGAACTGCCTGAACGCCGATCTGCACCGCATTTTCGTGCTCACGCAATTCAACTCGGCCTCGCTGAACAAGCATATCAAGAACACGTACCACTTCAGCAGCTTCAGCAAAGCTTTCGTGGACATTCTTGCCGCCGAACAAACGCCCGATAACCCCACCTGGTTCCAGGGCACGGCAGACGCCGTCCGGCAAACGATCCGGCACCTGGAGAACTTCGATTACAAATACATCCTCATCCTTTCCGGCGACCAGCTCTACCAGATGGATTTCCGGGAGATGATCCGCAACCACATCGAGAAGGGCGCCGATATCTCCATCGCCACCATTCCCGTTCACGCCCGCGAAGCCACGGAATTCGGCATCCTCAAAACCGATCCCGAAAACTTCATCTCGTCGTTCATCGAAAAGCCGAAAAAAGAGCTCCTGCCAGACTGGACCTCCGACACCGGCCCGGACATGGAACGCGAAGGCCGCAACTACCTCGCCTCCATGGGCATCTATATCTTCAACAAAGGGCTGCTCTACGAACTGTTGCACAACCAGCCGGACGCTACCGATTTCGGGAAGGAAATCATCCCCAACTCCATCGGCGAGCATAAAGTGCTGAGCTATCAATATGAAGGCTATTGGACAGACATCGGGAACATCTCCTCGTTCTTCGAAGCCAACCTCGGCCTTACGGACGATATTCCCCAGTTCAACCTGTTCGACGATACCCGTACCATCTTCTCCCGCGCGCGCATGCTGCCGCCCGCGAAGATTTCGGGGACGACGCTGGAAAAAACCATGATCGCCGACGGCTGCATTATCAATGCCAGTCGCCTGGAACGTTGCGTGGTCGGCATCCGGACACGCATCGGGAAAGGGACTACCATCAGCAATGCCTACCTCATGGGGAACGACAGTTACCAGACGCTGGACGAGATCAACAAAGCGAAACAGGAAGGCCGTCCGCCCATGGGCATCGGCGACCGCTGCTATATCAACAACGCCATTATCGACAAGAACGCCTGCATCGGCAACGATGTACGGATCAACGGCGGGAAGCATCTCGAAGACGGTGATTTCGAGAAGTATACGGTAAAGGATGGCATTGTTGTTGTGAAGAAAGGAGCGGTGCTGCCCGACGGTTTCCAGTGTTGA
- a CDS encoding glycogen synthase, with protein sequence MEILHVSAECYPAAKVGGLADVVGALPKYQVQEGAIAKVVIPAYRNPFRESGKHSFELVHQGGLWLGHDWYHFNVWKESNNALGFDFYQVDIPGLLDTPNVYGYSNDTERFLAFQVAVLDWLSEWQHQPDVVHCHDHHTGLIPFLLKYGRKYTGLAHIPTVLTIHNAQYQGQFGWDKLYLIPSFDLWKSGMLDWNGAINPLASAIKCAWRINTVSPSYMEELYHAANGLEGLLNTERAKARGILNGIDDDVWDPKSDPMVPVNFGIKDVTKGKKANKENICEEYGFNSSLPLFVFIGRLVGDKGADYIPEAVSRALYEHPGAFNCLILGSGDAHIEWLMQQARLLNGEHFGVYIGYNEALSRRLYAGADFLLMPSRVEPCGLNQMYAMRYGTIPIVRTTGGLRDTVTDFGDEGGTGVRFFQPTAGDLNHAIGRALELYSTKTTFNKIRKTGMQQDHSWNKAARQYMDLYTSLS encoded by the coding sequence ATGGAAATATTGCACGTCAGCGCGGAATGTTACCCGGCCGCCAAGGTAGGCGGCCTGGCAGATGTAGTGGGCGCACTCCCCAAATACCAGGTCCAGGAAGGCGCGATCGCCAAAGTGGTGATCCCTGCCTACAGGAACCCCTTCCGCGAAAGCGGGAAACACAGCTTCGAGCTCGTACACCAGGGAGGCCTCTGGCTCGGGCACGATTGGTACCATTTCAATGTCTGGAAAGAAAGCAACAACGCCCTGGGATTCGATTTCTACCAGGTAGACATCCCCGGTTTGCTGGACACCCCCAACGTCTACGGTTATTCCAACGACACCGAACGGTTCCTCGCTTTCCAGGTGGCCGTGCTCGACTGGCTCAGCGAATGGCAACACCAGCCCGATGTCGTTCATTGTCACGACCACCACACCGGCCTCATCCCGTTCCTGCTCAAATATGGACGGAAATACACCGGACTGGCGCACATCCCCACCGTGCTCACCATCCACAATGCCCAATACCAGGGTCAATTCGGGTGGGACAAACTCTACCTCATCCCGTCGTTCGACCTCTGGAAAAGCGGTATGCTCGACTGGAACGGCGCCATCAACCCGCTGGCTTCGGCCATCAAATGCGCCTGGCGCATCAATACCGTATCTCCCAGCTACATGGAAGAGCTTTACCACGCCGCCAACGGGCTGGAAGGCCTGCTGAACACCGAAAGGGCCAAGGCACGGGGCATCCTCAACGGGATCGACGATGACGTGTGGGACCCGAAGTCCGACCCCATGGTACCGGTGAACTTCGGCATAAAAGATGTTACCAAAGGGAAGAAAGCCAATAAGGAAAACATCTGTGAAGAATATGGCTTCAACAGCAGCCTGCCGCTCTTCGTGTTCATCGGCCGGCTCGTGGGCGACAAAGGCGCCGATTACATCCCCGAGGCCGTTAGCCGCGCGCTATACGAGCACCCCGGGGCGTTCAACTGCCTCATCCTCGGCAGCGGAGATGCGCATATCGAATGGCTCATGCAACAGGCGCGCCTGTTGAACGGTGAACACTTTGGCGTGTACATCGGTTATAACGAGGCGCTCAGCCGCCGGTTGTATGCCGGCGCGGATTTCCTGCTGATGCCTTCGCGGGTGGAGCCCTGCGGGCTGAACCAGATGTACGCCATGCGATACGGGACCATCCCGATCGTCCGCACCACCGGCGGCCTCCGCGATACCGTCACGGATTTCGGGGACGAGGGCGGCACCGGCGTCAGGTTTTTCCAGCCAACGGCGGGCGACCTGAATCACGCCATCGGCCGCGCGCTGGAACTGTACAGCACCAAAACCACATTCAATAAAATCAGGAAAACGGGCATGCAGCAAGACCATTCGTGGAACAAAGCCGCCCGTCAGTACATGGACCTTTATACCAGCCTATCATAA
- a CDS encoding DinB family protein, whose translation MILEALRAEFEQEVKSTRKLLEAVPEKDINFKPSPVSWTMGELAQHIATIYYWYTGTFTKAVYDLSADRIERGAPSDIQATRELFEKHVELARNALQAATEDSLKEDWTMQAGGRTVLGPMPRGAVARGFLFNHLYHHRGEMIVYLRASGNKVPGLYGPTYEQSQPQKGG comes from the coding sequence ATGATATTGGAAGCATTACGTGCGGAATTCGAGCAGGAAGTCAAAAGTACCCGGAAGCTGCTGGAAGCCGTCCCTGAAAAGGATATCAACTTTAAGCCTTCCCCGGTTTCCTGGACCATGGGGGAATTGGCGCAGCATATCGCGACCATTTATTATTGGTATACCGGTACGTTTACGAAGGCTGTGTACGACTTGTCGGCCGACCGCATCGAGCGTGGCGCGCCGTCAGACATTCAGGCTACGCGGGAGCTGTTCGAGAAACATGTGGAACTGGCCCGGAATGCATTGCAGGCGGCTACAGAAGATAGCCTGAAGGAAGACTGGACGATGCAGGCGGGTGGCCGGACGGTGCTCGGCCCGATGCCCAGGGGCGCAGTGGCCCGGGGGTTCCTGTTCAACCATTTGTACCACCATCGCGGGGAAATGATCGTCTATTTGCGGGCTTCGGGGAATAAGGTGCCGGGGCTGTATGGGCCTACTTATGAACAGAGTCAGCCGCAGAAAGGGGGATGA
- a CDS encoding HAD domain-containing protein — protein MKKYILLDIDGVMVPANSWKPPELEADGFYRFSPVASEQLRWLLEKTAATIILTTSHRTRYSSLQWTELLRRRISAVKDVYTLEDVFNPSSAFYHPTGPVNGTGTIESQRNLHPVFTSSRLDDVVKWAEQFGKDDYVIIDDDPSLNLLPPSVKKHWVKTSPGIGLNDFAAATALSILTSGEV, from the coding sequence ATGAAGAAATATATTTTATTGGATATCGATGGTGTGATGGTGCCTGCAAATAGCTGGAAGCCGCCGGAACTGGAGGCCGACGGGTTTTATCGGTTTAGTCCGGTCGCCAGCGAGCAACTTCGATGGTTGTTGGAAAAAACCGCTGCGACCATCATTTTAACAACTTCTCATCGGACAAGATATTCCAGCCTGCAGTGGACGGAATTATTGCGTCGAAGGATAAGCGCCGTTAAGGATGTGTATACGCTGGAGGATGTTTTCAACCCATCTTCGGCTTTCTATCACCCGACCGGACCGGTAAACGGAACAGGAACGATTGAAAGCCAACGCAACCTGCATCCGGTTTTTACAAGTTCCCGGCTTGACGATGTTGTGAAATGGGCGGAACAGTTCGGAAAAGATGATTACGTAATAATAGATGATGATCCGTCGCTCAACCTGCTTCCACCAAGTGTAAAGAAACATTGGGTGAAAACCTCTCCAGGCATCGGCCTCAATGATTTTGCAGCCGCAACCGCCCTTAGCATATTAACTTCCGGAGAAGTGTAA
- a CDS encoding DUF72 domain-containing protein, which produces MKFGQIDEALLNETDFKLPAEPAFNRDVLPGKPAAKPIIRLGCTTWNRKDWIGDIYPKGTKEKDFLTEYARSYASVELNATHYKIYGPDAIAGWAEKVKNPDFRFCPKVPQSISHYSNLVNAREATTAFLEGVSAFGDMLGPIFLQVGESFAPNRRDSLFSYLASLPTDLRFFAELRHPDWFADPHNSQELYTTLRKLNTGLIITDTAGRRDVMHMHLPVPRAMVRFVGNSLHPTDFQRADDWINRLHFWLENGLEEAYFFVHQHNDDGVNELANYFAERLEGFPGLEIRKPRSFKENTLF; this is translated from the coding sequence ATGAAATTTGGCCAGATCGACGAGGCGCTCCTCAACGAGACCGACTTCAAACTACCTGCCGAGCCCGCTTTCAACCGGGACGTATTACCAGGTAAACCCGCGGCAAAACCGATCATCCGGCTGGGATGTACTACCTGGAACCGAAAAGACTGGATAGGCGACATCTACCCCAAAGGCACAAAGGAAAAAGATTTCCTCACCGAATACGCCCGCTCTTACGCCAGCGTGGAGCTGAACGCGACGCATTATAAGATTTACGGGCCGGATGCGATCGCGGGCTGGGCGGAAAAGGTGAAGAACCCCGATTTCCGGTTCTGCCCCAAAGTACCGCAATCCATCAGCCACTACAGCAATCTCGTGAACGCCCGGGAAGCCACCACGGCTTTCCTGGAAGGGGTTTCTGCCTTCGGGGACATGCTGGGGCCGATTTTCCTGCAGGTAGGCGAATCGTTCGCCCCCAACCGCCGGGATTCCCTGTTTTCGTATTTGGCCTCCCTGCCGACCGATCTCCGGTTTTTCGCAGAGCTGCGGCATCCGGACTGGTTCGCCGATCCCCACAACAGCCAGGAGCTGTATACCACCCTACGCAAACTCAACACAGGCCTCATCATTACCGATACGGCCGGCCGGCGGGACGTAATGCATATGCATTTGCCCGTTCCCCGGGCGATGGTGCGTTTTGTCGGCAATAGCCTCCACCCTACCGATTTCCAACGGGCCGACGACTGGATCAACCGCCTTCATTTCTGGCTGGAAAACGGGCTGGAAGAGGCGTATTTCTTTGTTCACCAGCACAACGACGACGGAGTGAACGAGCTGGCGAACTATTTCGCCGAGCGGCTGGAAGGGTTCCCCGGGCTGGAGATCCGCAAGCCCAGGAGCTTTAAGGAGAATACGCTGTTCTGA
- a CDS encoding FAD-binding and (Fe-S)-binding domain-containing protein — protein MIKRDELLQLGQELKGELYTDDTMRTLYATDASAYREMPLAVAIPQDESDLKTLIRFARQHKTSLIPRTAGTSLAGQVVGNGIITDVSRNFTKILEINTEEKWVRVQPGVIRDELNMFLKPYGFYFGPETSTANRAMIGGMVGNNSCGSNSVVYGSTREHLLEVKAILSDGSDATFGTLSPDAFHARCEANDGRLETAVYKQIRTILGNAANQSEIRKEFPKPEILRRNTGYAIDLLLETAPFTAGKEDFNFCKLIAGSEGTLAFLTEIKLNIEPLPPKETGLLCVHFNTIDESLRANIIAMRFKPSASELIDHYILECTKDNIEQSKNRFFVQGDPGAILVVEFCRNTREEIVAIADQVKAEMRSAGLGYHFPLLFGDDTKKIWTLRKAGLGLLGNLPGDEKAVPVIEDTAVAVEDLPAFIAEFNDILQKYNLYAVHYAHAGSGEIHLRPIINLKTEEGNQLFRTIAEEIATLVKKFNGSLSGEHGDGRLRGEFIAQMIGPRNYELLRQVKYTWDPENIFNPHKIVDTPSMNSMLRYEPGKKAPDIKTVFHFPEQTILQHAEQCNGSGDCRKTHLSGGTMCPSYMATRNEKDTTRARANILREFLTNSTKENKFDHEEIYDVLDLCLACKGCKGECPSNVDVAKLKMEFLQHYYDANGVPLRARLIGNFSRLTGLAAIAPGVYNFLVKNKTTSKLIKKFSGFAPDRSMPTLQSTTLRKWLRRNPAPAKGGKKVYLFCDEFTNYNDTHIGIKTVQLLRKLGYDVTPVDHPESARALLSKGFLRQAKVFAEKNVALFADIVTADAPLIGIEPSAILTFRDEYPDLVGDALRDKAKALAKNVFLVDEFLAMEADKGAIHSGMFRAGEQNIKLHGHCQQKALSSVVHSKKILSLPKGYTVDVIPSGCCGMAGSFGYEKEHFEVSMNIGELVLFPAVRKAGNEALIAAPGTSCRHQIKDGTGAHAMHPVEILYDALI, from the coding sequence ATGATCAAGCGAGACGAGCTATTACAGCTGGGCCAGGAGCTGAAAGGCGAACTGTATACCGACGACACCATGCGGACACTCTATGCCACCGACGCATCCGCTTACCGGGAAATGCCATTGGCCGTGGCCATCCCCCAGGACGAATCCGATCTCAAAACACTGATCCGCTTCGCGCGGCAGCATAAAACCTCGCTCATCCCCCGGACCGCCGGTACTTCCCTCGCCGGACAGGTAGTCGGCAACGGCATCATCACCGACGTTTCCCGGAACTTTACCAAAATCCTCGAAATCAACACCGAAGAAAAATGGGTCCGCGTGCAGCCCGGCGTTATCCGCGACGAGCTGAACATGTTCCTCAAACCCTACGGGTTCTACTTCGGACCGGAAACCTCCACCGCCAACCGCGCCATGATCGGCGGGATGGTCGGCAACAACTCCTGCGGGTCCAACTCCGTCGTATACGGCAGCACCCGCGAGCACCTCCTCGAAGTAAAAGCCATCCTCAGCGATGGCAGCGACGCCACTTTCGGCACACTTTCTCCCGATGCGTTCCACGCCCGCTGCGAAGCGAACGACGGCCGGCTGGAAACCGCCGTATACAAGCAGATCCGCACCATTCTCGGAAATGCCGCCAACCAGTCCGAAATCCGGAAGGAATTCCCCAAGCCGGAAATCCTCCGCCGGAATACCGGGTACGCCATCGACCTGCTCCTCGAAACGGCCCCCTTCACCGCCGGCAAGGAAGACTTCAATTTCTGCAAGCTCATCGCCGGATCTGAAGGCACGCTCGCTTTCCTCACCGAGATCAAACTCAACATCGAACCGCTTCCACCCAAAGAAACCGGGTTGCTGTGCGTGCACTTCAATACTATCGACGAATCCCTCCGCGCCAATATCATCGCCATGCGCTTCAAACCCAGCGCCAGCGAGCTGATCGATCATTACATCCTGGAATGCACCAAGGATAATATCGAACAAAGCAAAAACCGATTCTTCGTTCAGGGAGACCCCGGCGCCATCCTCGTCGTGGAATTCTGCCGGAACACCCGCGAAGAGATCGTCGCCATCGCCGACCAGGTAAAAGCCGAGATGCGGTCCGCCGGCCTGGGATACCACTTCCCGCTCCTCTTCGGCGACGACACCAAGAAAATCTGGACCCTCCGCAAAGCGGGCCTCGGCCTGCTCGGCAACCTGCCGGGCGACGAAAAAGCCGTGCCCGTGATCGAAGACACCGCCGTTGCCGTGGAAGACCTCCCGGCATTCATCGCGGAGTTCAATGACATATTGCAGAAGTATAACCTCTACGCCGTTCACTACGCCCACGCAGGCAGCGGCGAGATCCACCTCCGGCCCATCATCAATCTCAAAACGGAAGAAGGCAACCAGCTCTTCCGCACCATCGCGGAAGAAATCGCCACGCTGGTGAAGAAATTCAACGGCTCCCTAAGCGGCGAGCATGGCGACGGCCGCCTCCGCGGAGAATTCATCGCGCAGATGATCGGGCCGCGCAACTATGAGCTCCTCCGCCAGGTGAAATACACCTGGGACCCGGAAAACATCTTCAATCCCCACAAAATCGTGGACACACCGTCCATGAACAGCATGCTGCGGTACGAGCCCGGCAAGAAAGCCCCCGATATCAAAACCGTTTTCCACTTCCCGGAGCAAACCATCCTCCAGCATGCGGAACAGTGCAATGGATCGGGCGACTGCCGCAAGACGCACCTAAGCGGCGGTACCATGTGCCCCAGCTACATGGCCACCCGCAACGAAAAAGATACCACCCGCGCCAGGGCCAACATCCTCCGCGAATTCCTCACCAACAGCACCAAGGAAAACAAATTCGACCACGAAGAAATTTACGACGTGCTCGACCTCTGCCTCGCCTGCAAGGGCTGCAAAGGCGAATGCCCTTCCAACGTAGACGTGGCGAAGCTGAAGATGGAATTCCTTCAGCATTATTACGATGCCAACGGCGTTCCCCTCCGCGCACGCCTCATCGGCAACTTCTCGCGCCTCACCGGCCTGGCCGCCATTGCGCCCGGGGTCTACAACTTCCTCGTGAAGAATAAAACCACCTCGAAGCTCATCAAAAAGTTCAGTGGCTTCGCACCAGACCGCTCCATGCCCACCCTCCAAAGCACCACGCTCCGGAAATGGCTCCGCCGCAACCCGGCACCGGCCAAAGGCGGGAAGAAAGTCTACCTCTTCTGTGACGAGTTCACCAACTACAACGATACCCACATCGGCATCAAAACCGTGCAACTGCTGCGTAAACTCGGATACGACGTTACGCCCGTAGACCATCCGGAAAGCGCCCGCGCCCTCCTTTCCAAAGGATTCCTGCGGCAAGCCAAAGTGTTCGCCGAGAAAAACGTAGCCCTTTTTGCAGATATCGTAACGGCAGATGCTCCCCTCATCGGCATCGAGCCGAGCGCCATCCTCACGTTCCGCGACGAATACCCCGACCTCGTGGGCGACGCGCTGCGCGACAAAGCCAAAGCCCTCGCCAAAAACGTATTCCTGGTAGACGAGTTCCTCGCCATGGAAGCCGACAAAGGCGCCATCCACAGCGGGATGTTCCGCGCCGGCGAGCAAAACATCAAACTGCATGGCCATTGCCAGCAAAAAGCCCTCTCGTCCGTGGTCCACAGCAAAAAAATCCTCAGTCTGCCCAAAGGCTATACGGTAGACGTCATCCCCTCCGGATGCTGCGGCATGGCAGGATCTTTCGGATACGAAAAAGAACATTTCGAAGTGTCCATGAACATCGGCGAGCTCGTCCTCTTCCCGGCCGTGCGCAAAGCCGGCAACGAAGCCCTCATCGCCGCACCGGGCACCAGCTGCCGCCATCAGATAAAAGACGGCACCGGCGCACACGCCATGCACCCCGTCGAAATCCTGTACGACGCGTTGATATAA
- a CDS encoding TolC family protein gives MNPSARLITTVLCLLSGPAAVFAQSGELKLEDCFRIARHKNLAVEQARRSLNARQYQLEAEQATYFPKVDLLAGYNYLSKPLEINLQQVKGGIVEGSSRQSVNAANTVFKEITGNDLPQNVQDVIFKSSENIINAVYPDYNPALAKQSYFVAALALRQPIYLGGKLATARNIAKAQYDAGIVNLELVEKQMDFALAAAYLKILWVNGMMASQERIVAAMERNERFAISLVKNEIIPPYQRNWATVALTYARSRMHNLELEKINGMVELKRLMQLPQDTVLILTDTLRYQRLPDPAPPPGFWRGNPAWKAVDTKTALAETTVKASKSLQLPNIFGIASLNLYQRDLPVTTPPWLVGVEMQWNLFSGFSREKRVKATRQLVEEAKIASENTQALLEAAATVVRNKVTVLERDLQSLLQARDQAQLTTTQVQERLAEQLSSVKDVNEALLVEEELGKAYYTALFGYMLAAAEYYNILGTPQQISALIQ, from the coding sequence ATGAATCCATCAGCCCGACTCATCACCACCGTCCTATGCCTGCTATCCGGCCCTGCCGCGGTTTTCGCCCAATCGGGCGAACTGAAGCTGGAAGACTGTTTCCGCATCGCCCGGCATAAAAACCTGGCCGTGGAGCAGGCCCGCCGCTCGCTGAATGCCCGGCAATATCAACTGGAAGCCGAACAGGCCACCTATTTCCCGAAAGTAGACCTGCTGGCGGGGTATAATTATCTCAGCAAACCGCTGGAAATCAATCTTCAGCAGGTAAAAGGCGGGATCGTGGAAGGCTCCTCGCGCCAAAGCGTCAACGCCGCCAATACGGTCTTCAAAGAGATCACCGGCAACGATCTGCCGCAAAATGTGCAGGACGTCATTTTCAAATCGTCCGAAAATATCATCAACGCCGTTTACCCCGACTACAACCCGGCCCTGGCCAAACAAAGCTATTTCGTGGCCGCGCTCGCGTTGCGCCAACCCATCTACCTCGGCGGCAAGCTCGCCACTGCCCGCAACATCGCCAAAGCGCAGTACGACGCCGGGATCGTGAACCTGGAACTGGTGGAAAAACAGATGGACTTCGCGCTGGCCGCGGCTTACCTCAAAATTCTCTGGGTCAACGGCATGATGGCTTCGCAGGAACGCATCGTGGCCGCCATGGAACGTAACGAACGGTTCGCCATTTCGCTGGTAAAAAACGAGATCATCCCGCCCTACCAGCGAAACTGGGCCACCGTGGCACTGACGTACGCCCGCAGCCGTATGCATAACCTGGAACTGGAAAAGATCAACGGCATGGTGGAACTGAAACGTTTGATGCAACTGCCGCAGGATACGGTCCTCATCCTCACCGACACCCTCCGCTACCAACGCCTCCCCGACCCTGCGCCGCCGCCGGGCTTCTGGCGCGGCAACCCGGCGTGGAAAGCCGTAGACACCAAAACCGCCCTCGCCGAAACCACCGTCAAAGCCAGCAAATCGCTGCAACTGCCCAATATTTTCGGCATCGCCAGCCTGAACCTCTATCAGCGCGACCTCCCCGTAACCACGCCGCCATGGCTCGTGGGCGTGGAAATGCAGTGGAACCTCTTCAGCGGGTTCTCCCGCGAAAAACGCGTGAAAGCCACCCGGCAACTCGTGGAAGAAGCCAAAATCGCGTCGGAGAACACACAGGCCCTCCTGGAAGCCGCCGCCACGGTAGTCCGCAATAAAGTCACCGTGCTGGAGCGCGACCTCCAAAGCCTCCTCCAGGCCCGCGACCAGGCGCAACTCACCACCACACAGGTCCAGGAGCGCCTGGCCGAACAGCTTTCCTCCGTCAAAGACGTGAACGAAGCCCTGCTGGTAGAAGAAGAGCTCGGGAAAGCCTATTACACCGCACTTTTCGGCTACATGCTCGCAGCCGCCGAATATTATAACATTCTTGGAACGCCTCAACAAATCTCCGCTTTGATACAATGA
- a CDS encoding HlyD family secretion protein produces the protein MKKFITQYWALLIPVIILLIAVLFLVRQSPAAGDQFLGMVDAKYVDVAAEFPGRLDSLFVEQGDTVREGQLLGVLRTTEINAIRNQAEAAIEAAQSQVKLLEKGARPEIIKNAGNLYKIAQDQYDLARKTYERMERLYNDSVVSGTERDVIHFRFQAAKKEMEIARLNQQMLEKGTQPEIIQTATAILKQAEQGYELTKALTDNTRIHAPADGIISNLVIHQGEIVSIGYPMMTLQKNMSYFIRFNIRQDKAAAYPLGAKARVKVPGCDPETFDVQVSAVAPSLEFANWVPTKEKGAFELRTFTIEMKPVTVNTIQGLRPGMTASLLTP, from the coding sequence ATGAAAAAATTCATCACGCAATACTGGGCCCTCCTCATACCCGTGATCATCCTCCTGATCGCCGTACTGTTCCTCGTTCGCCAGTCGCCCGCGGCCGGCGATCAATTCCTCGGCATGGTAGACGCGAAGTATGTTGACGTAGCCGCAGAATTCCCCGGCCGGCTGGATTCGCTTTTCGTGGAACAGGGGGATACGGTGCGGGAAGGCCAGCTCCTCGGCGTACTGCGCACCACCGAGATCAACGCCATCCGCAATCAGGCCGAAGCGGCCATTGAAGCGGCGCAGTCGCAGGTGAAGCTCCTGGAAAAGGGCGCCCGGCCGGAGATCATCAAGAACGCCGGCAATTTGTACAAGATCGCGCAGGACCAGTACGACCTGGCCCGCAAAACCTACGAGCGGATGGAAAGGCTCTACAACGACAGCGTGGTTTCCGGCACCGAGCGCGACGTGATCCATTTCCGGTTCCAGGCCGCCAAGAAAGAAATGGAGATCGCCCGGCTGAACCAGCAGATGCTGGAAAAAGGCACCCAACCAGAGATCATCCAAACCGCCACCGCCATTCTCAAACAGGCGGAACAGGGTTATGAACTGACGAAAGCCCTGACCGACAATACCCGCATCCATGCACCGGCCGACGGCATCATTTCCAACCTGGTCATCCACCAGGGCGAGATCGTGAGCATCGGCTACCCCATGATGACGCTCCAGAAGAATATGTCGTATTTCATCCGGTTCAACATCCGGCAGGATAAGGCCGCGGCTTACCCGCTCGGCGCCAAAGCCAGGGTGAAAGTACCCGGCTGCGACCCGGAAACATTCGATGTGCAGGTGTCTGCCGTGGCGCCATCCCTCGAGTTCGCCAATTGGGTACCTACCAAGGAGAAAGGGGCGTTCGAACTGCGGACCTTCACCATCGAGATGAAACCCGTTACCGTCAACACCATACAGGGCCTGCGGCCGGGTATGACAGCCTCGCTCCTCACGCCATGA